In Deinococcus maricopensis DSM 21211, one genomic interval encodes:
- a CDS encoding GNAT family N-acetyltransferase, whose translation MTFRSFTPQDRAACLALFDSNTPPFFDSTERALYEDFLHQPEPYFVLEDDTGIVACGGLWLGAHLPEYTAGLSWAMVRRDQHGQGIGAHLLNARLDWLRTHRPDVQQLYIDTSHLTQGYYERHGFRVTDRIENGFAPGMHQIKMTRPL comes from the coding sequence ATGACTTTTCGATCGTTCACCCCGCAGGACCGCGCCGCCTGCCTCGCCCTCTTCGACAGCAACACCCCGCCGTTCTTCGACTCCACCGAACGCGCACTCTACGAGGACTTCCTGCATCAGCCCGAACCGTACTTCGTGCTGGAGGACGACACCGGCATCGTCGCGTGCGGCGGCCTGTGGCTCGGCGCCCATCTGCCCGAATACACCGCCGGCCTCAGCTGGGCCATGGTCCGCCGCGACCAGCACGGCCAGGGCATCGGCGCGCACCTCCTGAACGCGCGCCTCGACTGGCTGCGCACCCACCGTCCCGACGTTCAGCAGCTGTACATCGACACCAGCCACCTCACACAGGGGTACTACGAACGCCACGGGTTCCGGGTCACCGACCGCATCGAGAACGGCTTCGCGCCCGGCATGCACCAGATCAAAATGACCCGCCCGCTGTAA